One Bombus fervidus isolate BK054 chromosome 7, iyBomFerv1, whole genome shotgun sequence genomic region harbors:
- the Snr1 gene encoding SWI/SNF related, matrix associated, actin dependent regulator of chromatin, subfamily b, member 1 yields the protein MALRTYGDKPISFQVEENGEYYCIGSEVGNYLRLFRGSLYKRYPGMFRRSITNDERKKLVELGLSQHVLASSVSLLRASEVEDIIEGNDDKYKAVSVHSTEPPAPREGKSKKSMPWVPSLPNSSHLDAVPQATPINRNRVHNKKVRTFPLCFDDTDPSANLENAAQQEMLVPIRLDMEIEGQKLRDTFTWNKNESLITPEQFAEVLCDDLDLNPLTFVPAIAQAIRQQIEAFPQETILEDQCDQRVIIKLNIHVGNTSLVDQVEWDMSEKENNPEKFAMKLCAELGLGGEFVTAIAYSVRGQLSWHQRTYAFSEAPLPTVEVPFRPPSEADQWAPFLETLTDAEMEKKIRDQDRNTRRMRRLANTTPGW from the exons atgGCATTACGTACATACGGTGATAAACCAATAAGTTTCCAAGTAGAGGAAAATGgagaatattattgtattggTTCAGAAGTGGGCAATTATTTGCGCCTATTTCGAGGATCATTATACAAACGTTACCCTGGAATGTTCAGGAGATCCATTACAAATGATGAACGTAAAAAATTAGTAGAGCTTGGCTTAAGTCAACATGTACTTGCATCTAGTGTATCTCTCTTAAGAGCTAGTGAAGTAGAAGATATTATCGAGGGTAATGATGATAAGTATAAAGCTGTATCAGTACATTCAACAGAACCTCCAGCTCCTAGGGAAGGAAAATCAAAAAAATCGATGCCTTGGGTGCCTAGTTTACCAAATAGTTCACACTTGGATGCTGTACCTCAAGCTACACCAATTAATCGTAACAGAGTACACAATAAAAAAGTCAGAACATTTCCTTTATG TTTTGATGACACAGATCCATCAGCAAACTTAGAAAATGCAGCACAACAAGAAATGTTAGTTCCAATTCGATTAGATATGGAAATTGAAGGACAAAAATTGAGGGATACTTTCACGTGGAATAAAAATG aaagtCTCATAACTCCTGAACAATTTGCTGAGGTATTATGTGATGATTTAGATTTAAATCCATTAACCTTTGTGCCAGCCATTGCACAAGCCATAAGACAACAAATAGAAGCTTTTCCACAAGAAACAATTTTAGAAGATCAGTGTGATCAAAGAGTTATAATTAAGTTAAACATACATGTAGGAAATACATCTTTAGTAGATCAAGTAGAATGGGATATgtctgaaaaagaaaataatcctGAAAAATTTGCAATGAAACTGTGTGCTGAATTAGGACTTGGTGGAGAATTTGTTACTGCTATTGCTTACAG TGTACGAGGACAATTATCATGGCACCAAAGAACCTATGCATTTTCTGAAGCACCTTTACCTACTGTAGAAGTACCTTTTAGACCACCTTCAGAAGCTGATCAATGGGCTCCATTTTTGGAAACATTAACAGATGcagaaatggaaaagaaaatacgcGATCAAGATAGAAATACGCG GCGTATGAGACGTTTAGCAAACACTACACCTGGATGGTAA
- the LOC139989349 gene encoding peptidyl-tRNA hydrolase 2, mitochondrial: MNIIQILLQNATDANVGFIISAIIGYSLYKIIAVINRKKLQSSNDNCNETLNYMQMYSDNYKLVLVIRTDLKMGKGKIAAQCAHAAVAAYKAVTKYPEFLCAWEKCGQTKITVKVDSENALKEIAKQARAVGLLANIIQDAGQTQVKPGSKTVCAIGPGPAQLIDNVTGHLKLF, translated from the exons atgaatattattcaaatacttttgcaaAACGCTACAGATGCAAATGTAGGATTTATAATTTCAGCAATAATAGgttattctttatataaaataatagcagtgataaatagaaaaaaattgcaatctTCTAATGATAATTGCAATGAAACTTTAAATTATATG CAAATGTATTCGGATAATTACAAGCTTGTTTTAGTTATTAGAACTGATTTAAAAatgggaaaaggaaaaattgcaGCACAATGTGCTCATGCTGCCGTTGCAGCTTATAAGGCAGTCACAAAGTATCCTGAATTTTTATGTGCTTGGGAAAAGTGTGGGCAAACTAAAATTACTGTTAAG GTGGATAGCGAGAATGCTTTGAAAGAAATAGCAAAACAAGCTAGAGCTGTAGGACTTTTGGCAAATATAATACAGGATGCTGGACAGACACAAGTAAAGCCAGGAAGTAAAACAGTATGTGCTATTGGTCCAGGTCCAGCTCAGTTGATAGATAATGTAACTGGtcatttaaaattgttttaa
- the Vang gene encoding strabismus domain-containing protein Vang, with translation METESVKSGASEHSHSHHSRTSQKHHRTHSSKSHHRQHSHRSTRTTRSQKKERHNLDSTEMAPFQTTVNVRGDSVDNLGQEVIEVQILPQDENWGENTTAVTGNTSDRSESTEDVSHWPNENDGSFSSCNRFMGPVIAMMLGLSAFLSPITMVILPKLGFFPDSTTVLTMQQKLQLLSCNAECKGQLLGLAFKLVLLGIGSWAVFLRSKNATMPRIFLFRAGVLLLTTLCICTYWLFYVVQVTESAKTAANGEITEYKNLVNYAGTLADTLLFIHYIAILLIEIRHQQPIFYLKIVRSPDGESRSYAIGQLSIQRAAVWVLERYYTEFPIYNPYLERLPVSKSGRKQSSFKFYEVDGGVTGSVQSRGGSGDRAVITTQTRRRDSSHNERFYEEHDYERRVRKRRARLITAAEEAFAHIKRLHSEVESTPNPGPMDPMEAAQAVFPSMARALQKYLRVTRQQPRHSVESILNRLARCLAQDAAPRAFLEPFFVTSPVLSNEKERQKKSHHWALVCEGELPSRPLANGCEFQLRQGEVALLCTVYHLPHFHLTEQLAHPKSNKFLLRLNSETSV, from the exons ATGGAGACGGAGAGCGTAAAATCGGGGGCTAGTGAGCATAGCCATAGCCATCATAGTAGAACTTCTCAAAAACATCATCGTACTCATAGTTCTAAATCTCATCACAGGCAACATTCACATAGAAGTACCAG gaCAACTCGTAgtcaaaagaaagaaagacacaaTTTAGATTCCACAGAAATGGCACCTTTTCAAACAACCGTTAATGTAAGAGGAGATAGTGTTGATAATTTGGGTCAAGAAGTTATAGAAGTACAAATTTTACCTCAAGATGAAAACTGGGGTGAAAATACTACAGCTGTCACTGGAAATACTTCTGATAGATCAGAATCAACTGAAGATGTGAGCCATTGGCCAAATGAGAATGATGGATCATTTAGTTCCTGTAATCGATTTATGGGGCCGGTTATAGCAATGATGCTTGGATTAAGTGCTTTTCTTAGTCCTATAACAATGGTTATATTGCCTAAGTTAGGATTTTTTCCTGATTCTACAACTGTTTTAACTATGCAACAAAAGCTTCAGTTATTATCTTGTAATGCTGAATGTAAAGGCCAATTACTAGGTTTAGCCTTTAAATTGGTGCTATTAGGTATTGGGAGTTGGGCTGTGTTTTTACGCTCAAAAAATGCTACTATGCCACGCATATTCTTATTCCGAGCGGGAGTGTTGCTTCTTACTACATTATGCATTTGTACTTACTGGTTATTTTATGTTGTTCAg gTTACTGAGAGTGCTAAGACTGCTGCTAATGGTGAAATaacagaatataaaaatttagtaaattatGCAGGTACTCTTGCAGATACTCTACTATTCATACATTATATTGCTATATTGCTAATTGAAATTCGCCATCAACAGCCTATCTTTTATCTGAAA ATTGTAAGATCACCAGATGGTGAATCCCGATCTTATGCAATAGGACAATTGTCAATACAGCGAGCAGCAGTATGGGTATTAGAAAGATATTATACAGAATTTCCTATTTATAATCCATATCTAGAAAGACTCCCAGTATCAAAATCTGGTAGAAAACAGTCAAGCTTCAAGTTTTATGAGGTTGATGGTGGAGTAACTGGCAGTGTTCAGTCACGAGGAGGTAGTGGTGATAGAGCAGTCATAACAACTCAAACTCGTCGTAGAGATTCCAGTCACAACGAACGTTTTTATGAAGAACATGATTATGAACGTAGAGTACGAAAACGTAGAGCAAGATTAATCACTGCCGCTGAAGAAGCATTTGCACATATAAAACGCTTGCATTCAGAAGTTGAATCTACTCCAAATCCTGGTCCTATGGATCCCATGGAAGCTGCACAAGCAGTATTTCCATCTATGGCAAGAGCTTTGCAGAAATATTTAAGAGTTACGCGGCAACAACCTCGTCATTCTGTTGAGTCTATTTTAAATCGACTTGCACGATGTTTGGCTCAAGATGCAGCACCGCGCGCATTTTTAGAACCCTTTTTTGTAACCAGCCCTGTTCTTTCAAACGAAAAAGAACGACAGAAAAAATCGCATCATTGGGCTTTAGTCTGTGAAGGAGAATTACCTTCACGACCTCTCGCAAATGGTTGCGAATTTCAGTTACGACAAGGTGAAGTAGCTCTGTTATGTACAGTATATCATTTACCTCATTTTCACCTTACAGAACAGCTCGCACATCCTAAATCTAATAAATTCTTACTAAGATTGAATTCCGAAACGTCGGTTTAG
- the Sea gene encoding mitochondrial citrate transporter scheggia: MDIGSLIYKSSQQTSTISTFHNNPFPRRPWITDTGAAAAVSHSGVKGIVAGGITGGIEICITYPTEYVKTQLQLDGKAGSGKQYSGILDCVKKTIKNRGFFGLYRGLSVLLYGSIPKSAVRFGSFEKMKELLVDSNGKLTTQNSLIAGLCAGASEAIFAVTPMETIKVKFINDQRSANPKYKGFFHGVGMITKEYGFRGIYQGLTPTILKQGSNQAIRFCTMETLKDWYKGGNKDVVIPKVVTGFFGACAGALSVFGNTPIDVVKTRMQGLEASKYKNSIDCVKQIWINEGPMAFYKGTIPRLSRVCLDVGITFMIYDSFKEFFDRLWP, from the exons ATGGATATCGGTTCATTGATATACAAATCATCGCAACAAACAAGTACAATTTCAACATTCCATAACAATCCTTTTCCTCGTAGACCTTGGATTACTGATACTGGAGCTGCAGCGGCTGTCAGTCATAGCGGTGTTAAAGGAATTGTGGCTG GAGGTATTACCGGCGGtatagaaatatgtatcaCTTACCCAACTGAATATGTAAAAACACAGCTACAACTTGATGGGAAAGCTGGATCTGGTAAACAATATTCAGGAATATTGGATTGTGTGAAAAAAACCATAAAAAATCGTGGATTCTTTGGTCTATACAGGGGTCTTTCAGTATTACTTTATGGTTCAATACCAAAGTCAGCTGTACGCTTTGGTTCctttgaaaaaatgaaagaattgtTAGTAGATTCAAATGGAAAACTTACTACACAGAATAGTCTTATAGCAGGACTATGTGCAGGTGCATCTGAAGCTATTTTTGCAGTTACTCCTATGGAGAcaattaaagtaaaattcataaatGATCAAAGATCTGCTAATCCAAAATACAAAGGATTCTTTCATGGAGTAGGGATGATTACCAAGGAATATg GATTCAGAGGCATATATCAAGGTCTAACACCTACAATTTTAAAGCAAGGATCAAACCAAGCAATTAGATTTTGTACCATGGAAACATTAAAAGATTGGTATAAAGGTGGAAATAAAGATGTAGTTATACCAAAAGTAGTTACTGGATTTTTTGGTGCATGTGCTGGGGCATTATCTGTTTTTGGAAATACTCCAATTGATGTTGTAAAAACTAGAATGCAG GGTTTAGAAGCctcaaaatataagaatagtATAGATTGTGTAAAACAAATATGGATCAATGAAGGTCCAATGGCATTTTATAAAGGAACTATCCCAAGATTAAGTAGAGTATGTTTAGATGTTGGCATAACATTTATGATTTATGATTCCTTCAAAGAATTTTTTGATCGGCTTTGGCCTTGA
- the LOC139989347 gene encoding uncharacterized protein, with the protein MSHRDISEVEPEGTSALAAGSRSLFLETVRRSNAACQNGDYALAASLYTEALALDPLSHVLYSNRSAARLKMGLFALALQDAVRATELSPQWPKAYYRQGVALQCLGRHGEALVAFSTGLAHDPTNCQLLSGLVEASLKSPLRATLEPTFQQLRAMKLDESSFVVISVVGQELLGAGQYKAAAGVLEAALTIGSCSLKLRGSVFSALSSAYWALNSLDKAINYMQQDLGVARSLGDTQGECRAHGNLGSAYFSKGSFKEALTAHRYQLVLAMKCKDTQAAASALTSLGHVYTAIGDLPNALASHKQCVQLVKQMGDRLQEAREIGNVGAVYLAMGEFESAVDCHTQHLRIARRLGDRVEEARAFSNLGSSHHYRRNFGQAMAYHENVLRIAQELGDRAIEMRAYAGLGHAARCAGDLAQAKLWHQRQLDVALATKDKVAEGRACSNLGIVYQLLGEHEAALKLHQAHLGIARSLGDKAGMGRAYGNIGNAYNALGYYEQAIKYHKQELTISKEVNDRSSEASTHGNLAVAYQAVQGHEAALRHYRAHLAIARELKDTAGEACALLNLANCLSSRGRFEEAVPYYENYLMLSQELHDVEGEAKACHFLGYAHYCLGNHREAVRYYDQDLALAKDLQDKSGMGRAYCNLGLAHLALENLDTALECQKYYLAIAHMTKHLAGKFRALGNIGDCLLRLGEAEEAIKMHQRQLNLARQASDRSLEAAAYGALGIAHRTIKNLDKALGFHTQELTLRQEAGDLRGECRAHGNLGAVHMALGQYTHAVKCYQEQLERAKELADSGVEAQALGNLGIARLNMAHYEDAIGYFEQQLATLEPLTMGTALLNKARALGNLGDCYEALGDPEEAIKCHEQQLTAATKLKSIREQERAYRGLGRAREATGNLQEALVCFEKRLVAAHEVDSPESRGAAYGDLGRVHAALGNHEQAVSCLSHQLALARGLGDKAAEAEAASGLGAVHLLMDDPNSALRHHQLELSIAEALDAAGLQARACANLGVTQEALGQFEEAIRLQEQSLSLAAAAGDQPARAAAFSSLGRLHHLCGDLSRALSYLQSGLSLSEGLGRREEAARLRHRLGLVHWEAGEAIIAVEHLEKAANLLESLDGISSTLTCGQPNKSELLSETYRMLQKVLISLNRAEEALNWAERSRRSKSNCLDDAAHYSEIIDRQRGVILYYSEVGCELHAWCLAPGRGLLRFHSTSLDDGIGLEKRVLQAREALLDETSELVEETKIPSRGHHLNASSYSLSSLFSVGSISSRAGSARWGRGTKGPTWQSPLPIQVLYDLLLAPFEDLLPPARKELIMVVEKSLYLAPLPALQSNPGEDYLCERFSLLVVPSLAALKKRSKTPMPEGGATVAALVAGNPVLPEEIREEYRWSESVASTETESEIVAELLEARALTGIEATRSTVLRSLPDAECVHLTVPVFWNSASLALTADPCEDPSVKPEYLLSYSDITKLRIAARLVVISSGHGWNSTENTTATSDGVQNLAKALLNAGAQCVLIGMWAVPPTAGSILLRAFYSAMLQGARASRALAEAMQTVQHTRHFAHPANWAGWLLIGGDARLSNKVALMGQALAELLRGGPEQSRDALRVTLHLVEKSLQRIHRGQKNAMYTTQRSIENKVGAATGWRELLMSVGFRFEPAGNGIPSSVFFPQSDPEERLTRCSASLQALLGLGPSSLHALARLLQAPEAAEDVIAAMRRATCTTEGQEVTLPVQVWRASGSHELFASLGFDLMEVGQSEVTLRTGKQASRRAVQFALQALLALFDTQEAPKSLTLDSSSSMESLASVAHIEKNVIERPRLGGAFANYVRHRGEPDGKTMEPPNVPIPTSRQPCQNSGGESDVAFTPSPPVALNLNHQTRIRNLYPDQSLRPGSSSSSSVTDWDNGHATVLRRQPLPPLPATVLERLSVRTEIGSNSPRKPRHPTTTEDICSQTDSAQPAETHNQNLRNVATSLTSLTRELTPTISDVYHERNLGLGLAPSLSKLLEEVGSVSGNEENQSTRTNHNQTQNWMQNEELCRRDEADGRSIAESQCSATSSNKIHRKAPPPPV; encoded by the exons ATGTCTCATAGGGATATCTCTGAG gtGGAGCCCGAAGGTACGTCGGCCTTGGCTGCTGGATCAAGATCTCTATTTTTAGAGACTGTACGTCGTAGCAATGCAGCATGTCAAAATGGTGATTATGCTCTTGCTGCAAGTTTGTACACAGAAGCTCTTGCTTTGGATCCACTTAGCCATGTGCTATATTCAAACAGGTCAGCTGCCCGGCTCAAAATGGGTTTATTTGCACTTGCTCTTCAGGATGCTGTTAGAGCTACCGAACTTAGCCCTCAATGGCCAAAG GCATACTACCGTCAAGGAGTAGCCTTACAATGTCTAGGGAGACATGGAGAGGCTCTTGTAGCCTTCAGTACAGGTTTGGCACATGATCCTACCAATTGTCAACTATTATCTGGTCTTGTGGAAGCATCCTTAAAATCACCATTGCGTGCAACACTAGAACCAACATTTCAACAATTACGTGCAATGAAACTTGATGAATCTTCTTTTGTTGTCATTTCTGTTGTTGGCCAAGAACTTCTTGGAGCAGGACAGTATAAGGCAGCAGCTGGTGTATTAGAAGCTGCTCTTACTATTGGTTCTTGTAGCTTAAAATTAAGGGGTTCTGTATTTTCTGCTCTATCTAGTGCATATTGGGCATTAAATTCTTTAGATAAAGCTATCAATTATATGCAACAAGATTTAG gtGTCGCACGATCTTTAGGAGATACCCAGGGTGAATGTCGAGCTCATGGAAATCTGGGCTCAGCATATTTTAGTAAGGGCAGTTTTAAGGAAGCTTTAACAGCACACAGGTATCAATTGGTTTTAGCTATGAAGTGCAAAGATACTCAGGCTGCAGCATCTGCTTTAACTAGCCTGGGTCACGTTTATACAGCTATTGGTGATTTACCAAATGCACTTGCATCTCATAAACAATGTGTACAATTAGTAAAACAAATGGGAGATCGACTTCAGGAAGCGCGAGAGATAGGAAACGTGGGAGCGGTTTATTTAGCAATGGGAGAATTTGAAAGTGCTGTTGATTGTCATACACAACATTTGAGAATAGCAAGACGCTTAGGAGATCGTGTAGAAGAAGCAAGAGCTTTCAGTAACTTAGGTTCATCTCACCATTATCGAAGGAATTTTGGTCAAGCAATGGCTTATCATGAAAATGTGCTAAGAATAGCTCAAGAACTTGGTGATAGAGCAATAGAAATGAGAGCTTATGCTGGATTAGGTCATGCTGCAAGATGTGCAG GTGATCTTGCACAAGCCAAGCTGTGGCACCAAAGGCAACTTGATGTTGCTTTAGCTACAAAAGATAAAGTTGCTGAAGGACGAGCATGTAGTAATTTAGGAATAGTTTATCAATTACTTGGTGAACATGAAGCGGCACTTAAATTACATCAAGCTCACTTAGGAATTGCTAGATCATTAGGAGATAAAGCTGGTATGGGTAGAGCATATGGAAATATCGGAAATGCTTATAACGCATTAGGATATTATGAACAAgctattaaatatcataaacaAGAATTAACAATAAGCAAAGAG GTCAATGATCGTAGTTCAGAAGCTAGCACACATGGAAATTTAGCAGTAGCGTATCAAGCTGTACAAGGTCATGAAGCAGCATTAAGACATTACAGAGCTCATTTAGCTATAGCGCGCGAGTTGAAAGATACAGCTGGTGAAGCCTGTGCATTGCTGAATCTTGCTAATTGCTTGTCATCTCGTGGCAGATTTGAAGAAGCTGTTccatattatgaaaattatcttATGTTATCTCAGGAACTACACGATGTTGAAGGAGAAGCTAAAGCATGTCACTTCTTAGGTTATGCTCATTATTGTTTAGGCAATCATCGTGAAGCTGTTAGATATTATGATCAAGACTTAGCATTAGCTAAGGATTTACAGGATAAATCTGGGATGGGAAGAGCTTATTGTAATTTGGGGTTAGCACATTTAGCTCTTGAAAATTTAGATACTGCACTAGAATGCCAAAAATACTATTTGG CTATTGCACATATGACTAAACATTTAGCTGGAAAATTTCGTGCTTTGGGAAATATTGGTGATTGCCTTTTACGTCTTGGAGAAGCTGAAGAAGCAATAAAAATGCATCAAAGACAATTAAATTTAGCACGGCAAGCAAGTGATCGCAGTTTAGAAGCTGCTGCTTATGGAGCTTTAGGTATTGCACATCGGACAATAAAAAATCTTGATAAAGCATTAGGATTTCATACTCAAGAACTAACTTTAAGACAAGAAGCTGGTGATTTACGTGGCGAGTGTAGAGCTCATGGAAACTTAGGAGCGGTACACATGGCACTAGGTCAATATACTCATGCAGTGAAGTGTTATCAGGAGCAACTTGAAAGGGCAAAGGAATTAGCAGATTCAGGAGTTGAGGCTCAAGCTTTAG gAAATTTAGGAATAGCTAGACTTAATATGGCACATTATGAAGACGCAATTGGATATTTTGAACAACAATTAGCAACTTTAGAACCATTAACTATGGGCACAGCCTTACTAAATAAAGCTAGAGCACTTGGCAATCTTGGCGATTGTTATGAAGCCTTGGGAGATCCAGAAGAAGCTATAAAATGTCATGAGCAGCAATTAACAGCTGctacaaaattgaaaagtataaGAGAACAAGAAAGAGCATATCGGGGTTTAGGTCGAGCTCGGGAAGCAACTGGAAATTTACAAGAAGCTTTAGTTTGTTTTGAGAAAAGACTAGTAGCTGCACATGAAGTTGATAGCCCAGAATCAAGAGGCGCAGCTTACGGAGATTTAg GTCGAGTACATGCTGCATTAGGTAACCACGAACAAGCTGTTAGTTGTTTATCACATCAACTGGCGCTTGCCAGAGGACTCGGAGATAAAGCTGCTGAAGCAGAGGCTGCTAGTGGGTTAGGAGCTGTTCATCTATTAATGGACGATCCAAATTCTGCATTACGACATCATCAATTGGAACTTTCAATTGCTGAAGCTTTAGATGCAGCTGGGTTACAAGCTAGAGCTTGTGCAAACTTAGGTGTAACTCAAGAAGCTTTAGGACAATTTGAAGAAGCAATAAGATTACAAGAACAATCATTAAGTCTTGCAGCAGCAGCTGGTGATCAACCAGCAAGAGCAGCTGCATTTTCCAGTTTAGGTCGACTTCATCATTTATGTGGTGATTTATCACGAGCTTTGAGTTACTTACAATCGGGATTGTCTTTATCTGAAGGGTtaggaagaagagaagaagcagCTAGATTAAGACACAGACTTGGTCTTGTTCATTGGGAAGCTGGAGAAGCAATTATAGCTGTAGAACATTTAGAGAAAGCAGCAAATTTATTAGAATCATTAGATGGAATTTCTTCAACCCTTACTTGTGGACAACCAAACAAATCTGAGTTATTATCAGAAACGTACAGAATGTTACAAAAAGTACTAATTAGTTTAAATAGAGCTGAAGAAGCTCTGAATTGGGCAGAAAGATCGAGACGAAGTAAAAGTAATTGTTTAGATGATGCTGCACATTATTCCGAAATTATTGATAGACAACGTggagttattttatattatag TGAAGTAGGGTGTGAATTACATGCTTGGTGCTTAGCTCCTGGTCGGGGATTATTACGATTTCATTCTACTAGTTTGGATGATGGTATAGGATTAGAGAAGCGAGTTTTGCAAGCACGAGAAGCTCTTTTAGACGAAACAAGTGAACTTgttgaagaaacaaaaataccaTCGAGAGGACATCATCTCAATGCTAGTTCATACAGTTTGAGCAGTCTGTTTAGTGTGGGTTCAATTAGTTCACGAGCAGGAAGTGCTCGATGGGGACGAGGAACCAAAGGACCAACATGGCAATCACCATTACCAATTCAAGTACTTTATGATTTACTTTTAGCACCTTTTGAAGATCTTTTACCACCAGCAAGGAAGGAACTAATTATGGTAGTGGAGAAGTCTTTATATTTGGCACCACTTCCAGCTTTACAATCAAACCCTGGAGAAGATTATCTATGTGAAAGATTTTCTTTATTAGTAGTACCATCGCTTGCAGCTTTAAAAAAGCGATCAAAGACTCCTATGCCAGAAGGAGGTGCAACGGTAGCTGCATTAGTTGCAGGAAATCCTGTGCTTCCTGAAGAAATCAGGGAAGAATATAGATGGTCAGAAAGTGTTGCTTCTACTGAAACAGAATCTGAGATTGTTGCTGAATTACTAGAAGCCCGTGCTTTAACTG GGATAGAAGCTACGAGGTCGACTGTTTTAAGATCTTTACCTGATGCAGAATGTGTACATTTAACAGTACCAGTTTTCTGGAATTCTGCCAGTTTAGCATTAACTGCAGATCCTTGTGAAGATCCATCTGTAAAACCAGAATACTTGTTAAGCTATTCAGATATTACAAAACTAAGAATAGCTGCCCGTTTAGTTGTAATATCTAGTGGCCACGGTTGGAATAGTACAGAAAATACAACTGCTACATCAGATGGCGTACAAAATTTAGCCAAAGCTTTATTAAATGCAGGAGCACAATGTGTACTTATAGGAATGTGGGCAGTTCCACCTACAGCTGGTAGTATATTATTACGAGCATTTTATAGTGCTATGTTACAAGGTGCTAGAGCATCAAGAGCATTGGCAGAAGCTATGCAAACAGTTCAACATACAAGACATTTCGCACATCCTGCAAATTGGGCTGGTTGGTTACTTATTGGAGGAGATGCAAGATTGTCAAACAAG GTTGCCTTAATGGGACAAGCACTGGCTGAATTATTACGCGGTGGCCCTGAACAAAGTCGTGATGCATTACGTGTAACACTTCATTTAGTAGAAAAATCATTACAACGAATACATCGTGGACAAAAAAATGCTATGTACACAACTCAGCGTAGTATTGAAAATAAAGTGGGTGCAGCCACTGGTTGGCGAGAACTTTTAATGTCAGTAGGTTTTAGATTTGAACCTGCTGGAAACGGAATACCATCCTCTGTATTTTTCCCACAAAGTGACCCAGAAGAAAGATTGACAAGATGTAGTGCAAGTTTGCAGGCATTATTGGGATTGGGACCATCGTCATTACATGCTCTTGCTAGGTTGTTGCAG gCACCAGAAGCAGCAGAGGATGTTATTGCTGCAATGAGAAGAGCTACATGTACGACGGAAGGTCAAGAAGTCACATTACCAGTACAAGTATGGAGAGCATCAGGATCTCATGAATTATTTGCAAGTCTAGGCTTTGATCTCATGGAAGTTGGTCAATCAGAAGTTACATTAAGAACAGGAAAACAAGCATCACGGAGAGCTGTTCAATTTGCTCTTCAAGCTCTTTTAGCTTTATTTG ATACACAAGAAGCACCTAAAAGTTTGACTTTAGATTCTAGTAGTTCAATGGAAAGTCTAGCTTCTGTTGCtcatattgaaaaaaatgtcATAGAACGACCTAGATTAGGAGGTGCATTTGCAAATTATGTTCGACATCGAGGTGAACCTGATGGAAAAACTATGGAACCACCAAATGTTCCAATTCCTACATCACGACAACCATGTCAAAATAGTGGAG GTGAATCGGATGTTGCTTTCACTCCTAGTCCTCCTGTAGCACTCAATTTAAATCATCAAACACGTATCAGAAATCTTTATCCCGATCAAAGCTTAAGACCAGGGTCTAGTTCAAGTAGTTCAGTAACAGATTGGGATAACGGTCATGCAACAGTTTTAAGGCGACAACCATTACCACCTTTACCAGCAACAGTACTAGAAAGATTAAGTGTTCGAACAGAAATTGGATCTAATTCTCCAAGAAAGCCTCGTCATCCTACAACAACTGAAGATATTTGTTCTCAGACTGATTCTGCACAACCTGCAGAAACACATAATCAAAATTTAAGAAACGTAGCCACGTCCCTCACAAGTTTAACACGTGAATTAACGCCTACGATTTCAGATGTATATCACGAGCGAAATTTAGGATTAGGATTGGCACCAtctttatcaaaattattagaaGAAGTAGGTTCTGTGTCTGGAAATGAAGAAAATCAATCAACACGAACGAATCATAATCAGACTCAAAATTGGATGCAAAATGAAGAATTATGTCGAAGAGATGAAGCTGATGGCAGATCCATTGCTGAGTCACAATGTAGTGCTACCAGCTCTAACAAAATACATCGAAAAGCACCTCCTCCTCCAGTgtag